A region of Jannaschia sp. W003 DNA encodes the following proteins:
- a CDS encoding ABC transporter ATP-binding protein, whose protein sequence is MSLVDVRNLTRVFDVSKPWLNRLIERLPKRMLTAVSDVTFSIPERTTYALVGESGSGKSTIGKMIVGLLNPTEGEIRIEGVNLFTETDRDKVERVRSDIQMIFQDPYASLNPRWRVGRIINEPVAARGGDTKGLAERLLEQVGLSADDATKYPHQFSGGQRQRICVARALASEPRLIVCDEPTSALDVSVQAQVLNLMSDLRREHGLTYLFISHDLTVVRHMADTIGVLYLGRLVEEAPPEALFTRPAHPYTAMLIDAAPRLDAFGREVTPPEGEIPDPTDPPSGCAFHPRCPLATEVCSRVRPPLEPFGAGRVACHHAGEVRLESAA, encoded by the coding sequence ATGAGCCTCGTGGACGTCCGAAACCTCACCCGCGTCTTCGACGTCTCGAAGCCCTGGCTGAACCGCCTGATCGAGCGCCTGCCCAAGCGGATGCTCACCGCCGTCTCGGACGTCACCTTCTCGATCCCCGAGCGCACCACCTACGCGTTGGTGGGCGAGAGCGGGTCGGGCAAGTCCACCATCGGCAAGATGATCGTGGGACTCCTGAACCCCACCGAGGGCGAGATCCGGATCGAGGGCGTGAACCTCTTCACCGAGACCGACCGGGACAAGGTCGAGCGGGTGCGCTCCGACATCCAGATGATCTTCCAGGACCCCTACGCGTCCCTGAACCCCCGCTGGCGCGTGGGCCGCATCATCAATGAGCCGGTGGCCGCGCGGGGCGGCGACACCAAGGGGCTGGCCGAGCGTCTTTTGGAGCAGGTGGGCCTGAGCGCCGACGACGCCACCAAGTACCCGCACCAGTTCTCGGGCGGGCAGCGCCAGCGCATCTGCGTGGCCCGCGCGCTCGCCTCGGAGCCGCGGCTGATCGTATGCGACGAGCCGACCTCGGCGCTCGACGTGTCGGTGCAGGCGCAGGTGCTCAACCTCATGAGCGACCTGCGGCGCGAGCACGGGCTGACCTACCTGTTCATCTCCCACGACCTCACGGTCGTGCGGCACATGGCCGACACCATTGGCGTGCTCTACCTCGGCCGCCTGGTCGAGGAGGCCCCGCCCGAGGCCCTGTTCACCCGGCCCGCCCATCCCTACACCGCGATGCTGATCGACGCGGCCCCGCGCCTCGACGCCTTCGGCCGCGAGGTCACGCCCCCCGAGGGCGAGATTCCCGATCCCACCGACCCGCCCTCGGGCTGCGCCTTCCACCCGCGCTGCCCGCTCGCCACCGAGGTGTGCTCCCGCGTCCGGCCTCCGCTCGAGCCGTTCGGCGCGGGCCGAGTCGCCTGCCACCACGCGGGCGAGGTGCGGCTGGAGAGCGCCGCATGA
- the pseI gene encoding pseudaminic acid synthase: MTIRIAGREIGPEHSPYVIAELSGNHNGDRERALALVDAAAEAGADAVKLQTYTADTITLDVDRPDFTIRGGPWDGRRLHELYAEASTPWEWHEALFARARERGLHCFSSPFDPTAVDFLAGLDAPAYKIASFELVDLPLIRRAAGQGRPLIMSTGIASLGEIEEALRAAREGGADGIVLLHCISAYPAKPEEMRLRTIQSLGAAFGVPVGLSDHTLGSAVAVASIALGACLIEKHITLARADGGPDAEFSLEPAEFRQLVDDCRTAHAALGEPQHDRRGVGGANAQFRRSLYVTADVAEGEALTPDTVRSVRPGFGLAPKHYDAVLGRRAARALKRGEPLAWDMLA; this comes from the coding sequence ATGACCATCCGCATCGCGGGCCGCGAGATCGGCCCGGAGCACAGTCCTTACGTGATCGCCGAGCTGTCGGGCAACCACAACGGCGACCGGGAGCGCGCACTGGCCCTCGTGGACGCCGCCGCCGAGGCGGGTGCGGACGCGGTGAAGCTCCAGACCTACACCGCCGACACCATCACGCTCGACGTGGACCGGCCCGACTTCACGATCCGCGGCGGCCCGTGGGACGGGCGGCGGCTGCACGAGCTCTATGCCGAGGCCTCGACCCCGTGGGAGTGGCACGAGGCGCTCTTCGCGCGCGCCCGCGAGCGCGGCCTCCACTGCTTCTCGTCTCCCTTCGACCCCACCGCCGTCGACTTCCTCGCCGGGCTGGACGCCCCCGCCTACAAGATCGCCTCGTTCGAGCTGGTGGACCTCCCGCTGATCCGCCGCGCGGCGGGACAGGGCAGGCCGCTGATCATGTCCACCGGCATCGCCTCCTTGGGCGAGATCGAGGAAGCGCTGCGCGCTGCGCGCGAGGGGGGCGCGGACGGCATCGTGCTCCTGCACTGCATCAGCGCCTATCCCGCGAAGCCCGAGGAGATGCGCCTGCGCACCATCCAGTCCCTCGGCGCGGCCTTCGGGGTGCCCGTGGGCCTGAGCGACCACACCCTCGGCAGCGCCGTGGCCGTCGCGTCCATCGCGCTGGGGGCTTGCCTCATAGAGAAGCACATCACGCTCGCTCGCGCCGATGGCGGCCCGGACGCCGAGTTCAGCCTGGAGCCGGCGGAGTTCCGGCAACTTGTGGACGACTGCCGCACCGCCCACGCAGCCTTGGGCGAGCCGCAGCACGACCGGCGCGGGGTGGGGGGCGCGAACGCGCAGTTCCGCCGCTCGCTCTACGTGACCGCCGACGTGGCCGAGGGCGAGGCGCTGACGCCCGACACCGTGCGCTCCGTGCGGCCGGGCTTCGGGCTGGCGCCGAAGCACTATGACGCCGTGCTCGGTCGCCGCGCCGCCCGCGCCCTGAAGCGCGGCGAGCCGCTGGCCTGGGACATGCTGGCGTGA
- the dnaJ gene encoding molecular chaperone DnaJ has product MAKRDYYETLGVARGAAADEIKKAYRRKAKELHPDRNSDKPDAEARFKEVNEAYDVLKDADRKAAYDRFGHAAFEGGMGGGGRPGGHPGGPGGPQGDFASAFSDVFEDLFGDFMGGQGGPGGGRGGGRARATRGSDLRYNLRISLEEAFAGLQKAITVPTAVACGECGGKGTEGASEPANCPTCAGMGKVRAQQGFFTVERTCPTCSGAGQIIKNPCRACGGVGRVDKERQLSVNIPAGVETGTRIRLSGEGEAGLRGGPPGDLYIFIEVEEHPLFQRDGSNLWCRVPVAMTAAALGGEVEVPSIDGGRSRVKVPAGSQTGRQMRLRAKGMPALRGGPAGDMYIELAVETPVNLTARQRDLLREFEREGSDNSPERDSFFRKVKGFWDGMTQ; this is encoded by the coding sequence ATGGCGAAACGAGACTACTACGAGACCCTGGGCGTCGCGCGCGGGGCCGCGGCCGACGAGATCAAGAAGGCCTACCGCCGCAAGGCCAAGGAGCTGCATCCCGATCGCAACAGCGACAAGCCGGATGCCGAGGCGCGCTTCAAGGAGGTCAACGAGGCCTACGACGTCCTGAAGGACGCCGACCGGAAGGCTGCCTACGACCGCTTCGGCCACGCCGCCTTCGAGGGCGGCATGGGCGGCGGCGGGCGCCCGGGCGGGCATCCCGGCGGCCCCGGCGGGCCGCAGGGCGACTTCGCGTCGGCCTTCTCGGACGTGTTCGAGGACCTGTTCGGCGACTTCATGGGCGGCCAGGGCGGCCCCGGCGGCGGGCGCGGCGGCGGCCGGGCGCGGGCGACCCGCGGCTCGGACCTGCGCTACAACCTGCGCATCTCGCTCGAGGAGGCCTTCGCGGGCCTGCAGAAGGCGATCACCGTGCCCACGGCCGTGGCCTGCGGGGAGTGCGGCGGCAAGGGCACCGAGGGCGCCTCCGAGCCGGCCAACTGCCCGACCTGCGCGGGCATGGGCAAGGTACGCGCCCAGCAGGGCTTCTTCACCGTGGAGCGCACCTGCCCCACCTGCTCGGGCGCCGGCCAGATCATCAAGAACCCCTGCCGCGCCTGTGGCGGCGTGGGCCGCGTCGACAAGGAGCGCCAGCTCTCGGTCAACATCCCCGCCGGCGTCGAGACGGGCACGCGCATCCGCCTGTCGGGCGAGGGCGAGGCGGGCCTGCGCGGCGGGCCGCCGGGCGATCTCTACATCTTCATCGAGGTCGAGGAGCATCCGCTGTTCCAGCGCGACGGCTCGAACCTGTGGTGCCGCGTGCCCGTGGCCATGACCGCGGCCGCCCTGGGCGGCGAGGTGGAGGTGCCGTCGATCGACGGCGGCCGGAGCCGCGTGAAGGTGCCCGCGGGCAGCCAGACCGGCCGCCAGATGCGCCTGCGCGCCAAGGGCATGCCCGCGCTGCGCGGCGGCCCCGCGGGCGACATGTACATCGAGCTGGCCGTGGAGACCCCGGTGAACCTCACCGCCCGCCAGCGCGACCTCCTGCGCGAGTTCGAGCGCGAGGGCAGCGACAACTCCCCCGAGCGCGACAGCTTCTTCCGCAAGGTGAAGGGCTTCTGGGACGGCATGACCCAGTGA
- the pseF gene encoding pseudaminic acid cytidylyltransferase, with protein sequence MSVAILPARGGSKRIPRKNVRDFLGRPAIAWPIAAARTVFDRVVVTTDDAEIAAVAEGEGAEVPFFRDAALSDDHTGTTEVIADAVARLGLAGEEAVACIYPTAMLIRADDLRAGLAKLDAARWVLSLGEYRTPIRRAYRRDGDGFAAMEPDAMPMRSQDLAPAFFDAGQFYLARAATWRDPAARVWDGAAGVVLPEERAVDVDTPEDWARAERMARL encoded by the coding sequence ATGAGCGTGGCGATCCTTCCCGCGCGGGGAGGATCGAAGCGCATCCCGCGCAAGAACGTCCGGGATTTCCTCGGCCGCCCCGCTATCGCCTGGCCCATTGCCGCCGCGCGCACGGTGTTCGACCGCGTGGTGGTGACCACGGACGACGCCGAGATCGCCGCGGTCGCGGAAGGCGAGGGGGCCGAGGTGCCGTTCTTTCGAGACGCCGCCCTCTCGGACGACCACACCGGCACCACCGAGGTGATCGCCGACGCCGTGGCGCGGCTGGGGCTGGCTGGCGAGGAGGCGGTGGCCTGCATCTACCCCACCGCGATGCTGATCCGGGCCGACGACCTGCGGGCCGGCTTGGCGAAGCTGGACGCGGCGCGCTGGGTGCTGTCGCTGGGCGAGTACCGCACGCCGATCCGCCGGGCCTATCGCCGCGACGGGGACGGTTTCGCCGCGATGGAGCCGGACGCCATGCCGATGCGCTCGCAGGACCTCGCCCCGGCCTTCTTCGACGCCGGCCAGTTCTACCTCGCCCGCGCCGCCACTTGGCGCGACCCGGCGGCCCGCGTCTGGGACGGCGCGGCGGGCGTGGTGCTGCCCGAGGAGCGGGCCGTGGACGTGGACACCCCCGAGGACTGGGCGCGGGCCGAGCGCATGGCGCGGCTGTGA
- the pseC gene encoding UDP-4-amino-4,6-dideoxy-N-acetyl-beta-L-altrosamine transaminase, whose translation MIPYGRQIIDQADVDAVVEVLRSDFLTQGPAVPRFEAALREATGAAHALAVNSATSALHVACMALDLGPGDALWTVPNTFVASANCGLYCGASVDFVDIDPATYLMDADALEAKLATTAPPKVLVPVHFAGQTCDMERIGAVARAHGIRVIEDASHSIGASYRGAPVGDCRFSDAAVFSFHPVKIVTTAEGGAVTTQDEMLARRVDLHRSHGVTRDPALMQGESEGGWYYEQVALGYNYRMTEMQAALGASQMRRLGEFVDARHRIRARYDALLEGLPVVRPHQDPAGRSALHLYPVQVEDRARVFAHLREGGIGVNVHYIPVHLQPHYRAMGFARGNFPVAEAYYDRAISLPLHPGLTEAEQDRVVEVLREAVGG comes from the coding sequence TTGATCCCCTATGGCCGCCAGATCATCGACCAGGCGGACGTCGACGCCGTGGTCGAGGTGCTGCGCTCGGACTTCCTGACGCAAGGCCCCGCCGTGCCCCGCTTCGAGGCCGCGTTGCGCGAGGCGACCGGCGCCGCCCACGCGCTGGCCGTGAACTCCGCCACCTCGGCGCTGCACGTCGCCTGCATGGCGCTGGATCTCGGGCCCGGGGACGCGCTCTGGACCGTGCCCAACACCTTCGTGGCCTCGGCCAACTGCGGTCTCTACTGCGGGGCCTCGGTGGACTTCGTGGACATCGACCCCGCGACCTACCTGATGGACGCGGACGCGCTGGAGGCGAAGCTGGCCACCACGGCCCCGCCCAAGGTGCTCGTCCCCGTCCACTTCGCCGGGCAGACCTGCGACATGGAGCGGATCGGCGCGGTCGCGCGGGCCCACGGCATCCGCGTGATCGAGGACGCCAGCCACTCCATCGGGGCCAGCTACCGCGGCGCCCCCGTGGGCGACTGCCGCTTCTCGGACGCGGCGGTGTTCAGCTTCCACCCCGTGAAGATCGTCACCACGGCCGAGGGCGGCGCGGTCACCACGCAGGACGAGATGCTCGCGCGGCGCGTGGACCTGCACCGCTCCCATGGGGTCACGCGCGACCCCGCGCTGATGCAGGGCGAGAGCGAAGGCGGCTGGTACTACGAGCAGGTTGCCCTGGGCTACAACTACCGCATGACCGAGATGCAGGCCGCCCTCGGCGCGAGCCAGATGCGGCGGCTGGGCGAGTTCGTGGACGCCCGCCACCGCATCCGCGCCCGCTACGACGCGCTGCTGGAGGGCTTGCCTGTGGTGCGCCCGCATCAGGACCCCGCGGGCCGCTCGGCGCTGCACCTCTACCCGGTGCAGGTCGAGGACCGGGCACGGGTCTTCGCGCACCTGCGCGAGGGCGGGATCGGCGTGAACGTCCACTACATCCCCGTCCACCTCCAGCCGCACTACCGGGCGATGGGGTTCGCGCGCGGCAACTTCCCGGTGGCGGAGGCCTACTACGACCGCGCGATCTCGCTGCCGCTGCATCCGGGGCTGACCGAGGCGGAGCAGGACCGGGTGGTCGAGGTGCTGCGGGAGGCGGTCGGGGGTTGA
- a CDS encoding NADP-dependent malic enzyme — translation MARTKFTAEEALQYHLEPRPGKLDISASTAMATQRDLSLAYSPGVAVPCERIAEDPALAYDYTTKGNLVAVISNGTAVLGLGNLGALASKPVMEGKAVLFKRFADVNSIDIELDTEDVDAFVAAVKLMGPTFGGINLEDIKAPECFMIESRLKEEMDIPVFHDDQHGTAVICAAGLINALHLSGKRIEDVRIVLNGAGAAGIACIELLKSMGARHENCIACDTKGVIYQGRTEGMNQWKSAHAVATEARTLEEAMRGADVFLGVSAKGAVTQDMVRGMADAPVIFAMANPDPEITPEEAHEVRPDAIVATGRSDYPNQVNNVLGFPYLFRGALDVHARAINDEMKIACAEALAALAREDVPDEVAVAYGRKLSFGRDYIIPTPFDPRLIHVIPPAVARACMDTGAARRPIVDMEGYANALAARMDPTASILQGISARARQAQARMIFAEGDDPRVLRAAVAYQRQGFGRALVVGREDDVRAKLEAAGLGDAVRELEVVNAANTRHLDPYRDHLYGRLQRRGFDQQDVHRLASRDRHVFGALMLAHDHGDGLVTGATRKSAQAMRLVDHVFDVMENPEAVGITALLHRGRIVLIGDTLVHEWPGAEDLATIAEAGARVARALGLEPRVAFVSFSTFGYPVSERAEKMHRAPAVLERRGADFEYEGEMTVDVALNPDVAANYPFSRLTGPANVLVVPARHSASISVKLMQEMAGAQVIGPILTGIDRPVQIASTGSTASDILNMALLAACRVGV, via the coding sequence ATGGCCCGCACCAAGTTCACCGCCGAGGAGGCGCTCCAGTACCATCTGGAGCCGCGGCCCGGGAAGCTGGACATCTCGGCCTCCACGGCGATGGCCACGCAGCGCGACCTCAGCCTCGCCTACTCGCCCGGCGTCGCCGTCCCGTGCGAGCGCATCGCCGAGGACCCGGCGCTCGCCTACGACTACACCACCAAGGGCAACCTGGTCGCCGTGATCTCGAACGGCACCGCCGTCCTCGGCCTCGGCAACCTCGGGGCGCTGGCCTCGAAGCCGGTGATGGAAGGCAAGGCGGTGCTCTTCAAGCGCTTCGCCGACGTGAACTCGATCGACATCGAGCTCGACACCGAGGACGTGGACGCCTTCGTCGCGGCCGTGAAGCTGATGGGGCCGACCTTCGGGGGCATCAACCTCGAGGACATCAAGGCGCCCGAGTGCTTCATGATCGAGAGCCGTCTCAAGGAGGAGATGGACATCCCGGTCTTCCACGACGACCAGCACGGCACCGCCGTGATCTGCGCCGCCGGGCTGATCAACGCGCTGCACCTGTCGGGCAAGCGCATCGAGGACGTGCGCATCGTCCTCAATGGGGCAGGGGCCGCGGGCATTGCCTGCATCGAGCTGCTGAAGTCGATGGGCGCGCGGCACGAGAACTGCATCGCCTGCGACACCAAGGGCGTCATCTACCAGGGCCGCACCGAGGGCATGAACCAGTGGAAGTCGGCCCACGCGGTGGCGACGGAGGCGCGCACGCTGGAGGAAGCGATGCGCGGCGCGGACGTGTTCCTGGGCGTCTCGGCCAAGGGGGCGGTCACGCAGGACATGGTGCGCGGCATGGCCGACGCCCCCGTGATCTTCGCCATGGCCAATCCCGACCCCGAGATCACCCCCGAGGAGGCCCACGAAGTGCGCCCCGACGCCATCGTCGCCACGGGCCGCTCGGACTACCCCAACCAGGTCAACAACGTCCTGGGCTTTCCCTACCTGTTCCGGGGCGCCCTCGACGTGCACGCGCGGGCCATCAACGACGAGATGAAGATCGCCTGCGCCGAGGCGCTGGCCGCGCTCGCGCGCGAGGACGTGCCCGACGAGGTGGCCGTGGCATACGGGCGCAAGCTGTCCTTCGGGCGCGACTACATCATCCCCACGCCCTTCGACCCGCGCCTGATCCACGTGATCCCGCCCGCCGTCGCGCGGGCCTGCATGGACACCGGCGCCGCGCGCCGGCCCATCGTGGACATGGAAGGCTACGCCAACGCGCTGGCCGCGCGCATGGACCCCACGGCCAGCATCCTGCAGGGCATCTCGGCCCGTGCCCGGCAGGCGCAGGCGCGCATGATCTTCGCGGAAGGCGACGACCCCCGCGTCCTGCGCGCCGCCGTCGCCTACCAGCGGCAGGGCTTCGGCCGCGCCCTCGTGGTGGGGCGCGAGGACGACGTGCGCGCCAAGCTCGAGGCGGCCGGCCTGGGCGATGCCGTGCGCGAGCTGGAGGTGGTGAACGCCGCCAACACCCGGCACCTCGACCCCTACCGCGACCACCTCTACGGGCGGCTGCAGCGGCGGGGCTTCGACCAGCAGGACGTGCACCGGCTGGCCTCGCGCGACCGCCACGTCTTCGGGGCGCTGATGCTCGCCCACGACCACGGCGACGGGCTGGTCACGGGGGCCACGCGCAAGTCGGCGCAGGCGATGCGGCTGGTGGACCACGTGTTCGACGTGATGGAGAACCCCGAGGCGGTGGGCATCACCGCGCTGCTGCACCGGGGCCGGATCGTGCTGATCGGCGACACGCTGGTGCACGAGTGGCCGGGCGCCGAGGACCTCGCCACCATCGCCGAGGCCGGCGCGCGGGTGGCGCGCGCGCTGGGCCTCGAGCCGCGCGTGGCCTTCGTGAGCTTCTCGACCTTCGGCTACCCGGTCTCGGAGCGCGCCGAGAAGATGCACCGGGCCCCCGCGGTGCTGGAGCGGCGCGGCGCGGACTTCGAGTACGAGGGCGAGATGACCGTGGACGTGGCCCTGAACCCGGACGTGGCGGCGAACTACCCGTTCTCGCGCCTCACGGGGCCGGCCAACGTGCTGGTGGTGCCGGCACGGCACTCGGCCTCGATCTCGGTGAAGCTGATGCAGGAGATGGCCGGCGCGCAGGTGATCGGTCCGATCCTCACGGGCATCGACCGCCCCGTCCAGATCGCCTCCACCGGCTCCACCGCGTCGGACATCCTGAACATGGCGCTCCTCGCGGCGTGCCGCGTGGGGGTCTGA
- the pseB gene encoding UDP-N-acetylglucosamine 4,6-dehydratase (inverting): MLEGSTILVTGGTGSFGSRFIPMTLAKYKPRRIIVYSRDEMKQWEMAKRFEGVDALRFFIGDVRDRERLYRALDGVDHVVHAAATKIVPTAEYNPFECVKTNITGAMHVIDACIDKGVKSCVALSTDKASSPVNLYGATKLASDKMFVAGNSYAGGNGCRFSVVRYGNVMGSRGSVIPFFLDREGTLPITDPRMTRFMITLEQGVELVWHAFEDMVGGEIYVKKIPSMTIAQIAEAVAPGRPTEVVGIRPGEKLHEQMIGPEDAAHTFEYPEHFKILPAIHHWSRDPGRIKDGKPVPEGFEYVSDTNSEWMSVESLRLWTEANRDKVGRI; the protein is encoded by the coding sequence TTGCTCGAAGGCAGCACCATCCTCGTGACCGGGGGCACCGGCTCGTTCGGGTCGCGGTTCATCCCGATGACCTTGGCCAAGTACAAGCCGCGCCGGATCATCGTCTACTCGCGCGACGAGATGAAGCAGTGGGAGATGGCCAAGCGCTTCGAGGGCGTGGACGCCCTGCGCTTCTTCATCGGCGACGTGCGCGACCGAGAGCGGCTGTACCGCGCGCTCGACGGGGTCGACCACGTGGTCCACGCCGCGGCCACCAAGATCGTGCCCACGGCCGAGTACAACCCGTTCGAGTGCGTGAAGACCAACATAACCGGCGCCATGCACGTGATCGACGCCTGCATCGACAAGGGCGTGAAGAGTTGCGTCGCGCTGAGCACCGACAAGGCCTCCAGCCCCGTGAACCTCTACGGCGCCACAAAGCTGGCGTCGGACAAGATGTTCGTGGCCGGCAACAGCTACGCGGGCGGCAACGGCTGCCGCTTCTCGGTCGTGCGCTACGGCAACGTCATGGGCTCGCGCGGCTCCGTGATCCCGTTCTTCCTGGACCGCGAGGGCACGCTGCCCATCACCGACCCGCGCATGACCCGCTTCATGATCACCCTCGAGCAGGGGGTGGAGCTGGTCTGGCACGCGTTCGAGGACATGGTGGGCGGCGAGATCTACGTGAAGAAGATCCCCTCCATGACCATCGCGCAGATCGCCGAGGCCGTGGCGCCGGGCCGCCCCACCGAGGTGGTCGGCATCCGCCCCGGCGAGAAGCTGCACGAGCAGATGATCGGCCCCGAGGACGCGGCCCACACCTTCGAGTATCCCGAGCACTTCAAGATCCTGCCCGCGATCCACCACTGGTCGCGCGACCCCGGCCGCATCAAGGACGGCAAGCCCGTGCCCGAGGGGTTCGAGTACGTGTCCGACACCAACTCCGAGTGGATGAGCGTGGAAAGCCTGCGCCTCTGGACCGAGGCGAACCGCGACAAGGTGGGCCGGATTTGA
- the pseG gene encoding UDP-2,4-diacetamido-2,4,6-trideoxy-beta-L-altropyranose hydrolase encodes MRLLFRCDGDGRIGGGHIMRCLTLARAARERGWDVAFAMAEGGFSDRVEREFPVTPIPHAPRAPDPEAPPHGDWLSAPWERDAEVTAKAAEGADWLVWDHYGLDARWVRAVGAHRAMAFDDLDDRALASDVVLDLTRLEGRRTHHAPVELIGPAYAPLRPEFAAARAEALRWDVGPVRRVVVMPGLADAAGLAPLALRALDDFPALEAEVVMGAASQSREAAEAVLGRHRLVLDPPDVAQRMAAADLCIGASGMTNWERCALGLPTVAVAVAANQYPGLKGLARAGAVVPLTMDEARDPLMLRNAIRSAIAQAPGLRRRAAAICDGEGAGRVLDALDYRFRPVEVSDADRLMRWRGTPRIRAASHDDAPLDPARHAAWVAHAATRRDGIWTIYEEGGHPLGHASARRTDGGWLWSFYLGEPAPPGTGTRMCRRFLARLRAEGSGTVAGEVKAENAASIALHRRLGFHEAEGREGVLVFERALEDTAPEEERA; translated from the coding sequence GTGAGGCTGCTCTTCCGCTGCGACGGCGACGGGCGCATCGGCGGCGGCCACATCATGCGGTGCCTGACGCTTGCCCGCGCCGCCCGCGAGCGCGGCTGGGACGTCGCGTTCGCCATGGCCGAGGGCGGCTTCTCGGACCGGGTGGAGCGGGAGTTCCCCGTCACCCCTATCCCCCACGCCCCCCGCGCGCCCGACCCCGAGGCCCCGCCCCACGGCGACTGGCTGTCCGCCCCGTGGGAGCGGGACGCGGAGGTGACGGCGAAGGCGGCGGAGGGCGCCGACTGGCTGGTCTGGGATCATTACGGCCTCGACGCGCGCTGGGTGCGGGCCGTCGGCGCGCATCGGGCGATGGCGTTCGACGACCTCGACGACCGGGCGCTGGCCTCGGACGTGGTGCTCGACCTCACCCGGCTGGAGGGGCGCCGCACGCACCACGCCCCGGTCGAGCTGATCGGCCCTGCCTACGCGCCGCTGCGCCCCGAGTTCGCCGCCGCCCGCGCGGAGGCCCTGCGCTGGGACGTCGGGCCGGTGCGCCGCGTCGTCGTTATGCCGGGGCTGGCCGATGCCGCCGGGCTTGCGCCGCTGGCCCTCAGGGCGCTGGACGACTTCCCCGCGCTGGAGGCCGAGGTGGTCATGGGCGCCGCCTCGCAGTCGCGCGAGGCCGCCGAGGCCGTGCTGGGGCGCCACCGCCTCGTGCTCGACCCGCCGGACGTGGCGCAGCGCATGGCCGCCGCCGACCTGTGCATCGGCGCCTCGGGCATGACCAACTGGGAGCGCTGCGCGCTGGGCCTGCCGACCGTGGCCGTGGCCGTGGCCGCGAACCAGTATCCGGGGCTGAAGGGCCTCGCCCGCGCCGGTGCGGTGGTGCCCCTGACGATGGACGAGGCGCGCGACCCCTTGATGCTGCGCAACGCGATCCGCTCCGCCATCGCGCAGGCGCCGGGCCTGCGGCGCCGCGCCGCCGCGATCTGCGACGGCGAGGGGGCGGGTCGGGTGCTGGACGCGCTCGACTATCGCTTCCGGCCCGTGGAGGTGTCGGACGCGGACCGCCTCATGCGCTGGCGCGGCACGCCACGCATCCGCGCCGCCTCCCACGACGACGCCCCCCTCGACCCCGCGCGGCACGCCGCCTGGGTCGCCCATGCCGCCACCCGCCGCGACGGGATCTGGACGATCTACGAGGAGGGCGGGCACCCCCTCGGCCACGCTTCGGCCCGGCGCACCGACGGGGGCTGGCTCTGGAGCTTCTATCTGGGCGAACCAGCGCCCCCTGGCACCGGCACCCGCATGTGCCGCCGGTTCCTCGCGCGCCTGCGCGCCGAGGGGAGCGGCACTGTCGCCGGCGAGGTGAAGGCCGAGAATGCCGCATCCATCGCCCTGCACCGGCGCCTCGGCTTCCACGAGGCGGAGGGACGGGAGGGCGTGCTTGTGTTCGAGCGGGCGCTGGAGGACACGGCCCCGGAGGAGGAGCGCGCATGA